The Salvelinus namaycush isolate Seneca chromosome 38, SaNama_1.0, whole genome shotgun sequence genome includes a window with the following:
- the atxn10 gene encoding ataxin-10 isoform X2, whose protein sequence is MAEPALESWIRMDFPTLLNEILAEKFREKHLPVLQSLTNALRIQDYRDRSEEEAFRSLMKILSKLSEEIQAAGGEVEELILQLTAACFRAQRNGCVQCARNQSLMRSLGAIDLSIRILGMLQKLKSENTDYVTEALRCGVQFIGNLAVDNQFCKDDIWTLIFPDLLLALLCVDDERAVGYSSMVLHTCLDEHKVEQLAHPGNIHLALKVMELCRTQSELDWTVLIATQHFLKSSVLVKNMYAGMSHQERVTLLELISAQLGEEDSEDCGIPPTVATFLASCFQERCGAVLTLASESDNEALTVISLLDVLCEMTSDHKQFMFLQNHPDLLKSTVDLLQQVHVLGKTSKNVFTAAQNFSLAQGGDCSSSPSVSFKAHLIRLIGNLCHGNTANQNKVRKLDGLPLIMDNCSIDSNNPFISQWAIFATRNILEHNLENQELVAALERRGVADDSALRAMGFRVEERDGNVLLKPCSKDP, encoded by the exons ATGGCGGAACCCGCTTTGGAATCATGGATTAGGATGGATTTTCCAACATTATTGAATGAAATTCTCGCTGAGAAGTTCCGTGAAAAACATTTACCTGTTTTACAATCACTGACAAATGCGTTACGAATTCAGGATTACAG aGACCGCAGTGAGGAAGAAGCCTTCAGGAGCCTAATGAAGATCCTGTCAAAGCTATCAGAGGAGATCCAGGCTGCAGGTGGAGAGGTTGAAGAGCTGATCCTGCAGTTGACTGCAGCATGCTTCAGAGCCCAGAGGAATGGCTGTGTACAGTGTGCACGCAACCAGTCCCTAATGAG GTCACTTGGTGCTATTGACCTGTCAATCAGAATCCTAGGCATGCTTCAGAAACTGAAGTCTGAGAACACTGACTACGTCACTGAAG CACTTCGATGTGGGGTACAGTTCATTGGAAACCTTGCTGTTGATAACCAGTTCTGCAAAGATGATATTTGGACGCTCATCTTTCCAGATCTTCTCTT GGCCCTGCTGTGTGTGGATGATGAAAGGGCAGTGGGCTACTCCTCCATGGTGCTCCACACCTGTCTAGATGAACACAAGGTGGAGCAACTGGCTCATCCAGGGAACATCCACCTGGCCCTGAAGGTCATGGAGCTGTGTAGGACTCAGTCAGAACTGGACTGGAC GGTTTTGATTGCTACCCAGCACTTCCTCAAGTCCTCAGTGCTCGTTAAGAACATGTATGCAGGGATGAGCCATCAGGAGAG GGTGACGTTGCTGGAGCTGATCTCTGCTCAGTTGGGAGAGGAGGACTCTGAGGATTGTGGGATCCCCCCCACCGTAGCTACCTTCCTGGCATCCTGCTTCCAGGAGCGATGTGGGGCCGTGCTCACACTCGCCTCCGAATCAGACAATGAG GCCCTGACTGTGATCAGCCTGTTAGATGTTCTCTGTGAGATGACCTCTGATCACAAACAGTTCATGTTCCTGCAGAACCATCCTGACCTCCTCAAGTCTACCGTTG ATCTCCTGCAGCAGGTCCATGTTCTGGGGAAGACCAGTAAGAATGTATTCACTGCAGCTCAGAACTTCTCCTTGGCTCAGGGAGGAGACTGctcatcctctccctctgtcaGCTTCAAGGCACATCTCATCCGTCTCATAGGAAACCTCTGTCACGGAAACACTGCCAACCAGAACAAG GTTAGGAAACTGGATGGTCTTCCTCTCATTATGGACAACTGCAGTATTGACAGCAACAATCCCT TCATCAGCCAGTGGGCCATCTTTGCCACTCGGAATATTCTAGAACACAACCTGGAGAATCAGGAGCTGGTGGCAGCTCTAGAACGTCGCGGGGTGGCCGATGACTCCGCCTTGAGGGCCATGGGCtttagagtagaggagagagatggtAACGTGCTGCTCAAACCCTGTTCAAAGGACCCTTAA
- the atxn10 gene encoding ataxin-10 isoform X1 translates to MAEPALESWIRMDFPTLLNEILAEKFREKHLPVLQSLTNALRIQDYRDRSEEEAFRSLMKILSKLSEEIQAAGGEVEELILQLTAACFRAQRNGCVQCARNQSLMRSLGAIDLSIRILGMLQKLKSENTDYVTEALRCGVQFIGNLAVDNQFCKDDIWTLIFPDLLLALLCVDDERAVGYSSMVLHTCLDEHKVEQLAHPGNIHLALKVMELCRTQSELDWTVLIATQHFLKSSVLVKNMYAGMSHQERVTLLELISAQLGEEDSEDCGIPPTVATFLASCFQERCGAVLTLASESDNEEALTVISLLDVLCEMTSDHKQFMFLQNHPDLLKSTVDLLQQVHVLGKTSKNVFTAAQNFSLAQGGDCSSSPSVSFKAHLIRLIGNLCHGNTANQNKVRKLDGLPLIMDNCSIDSNNPFISQWAIFATRNILEHNLENQELVAALERRGVADDSALRAMGFRVEERDGNVLLKPCSKDP, encoded by the exons ATGGCGGAACCCGCTTTGGAATCATGGATTAGGATGGATTTTCCAACATTATTGAATGAAATTCTCGCTGAGAAGTTCCGTGAAAAACATTTACCTGTTTTACAATCACTGACAAATGCGTTACGAATTCAGGATTACAG aGACCGCAGTGAGGAAGAAGCCTTCAGGAGCCTAATGAAGATCCTGTCAAAGCTATCAGAGGAGATCCAGGCTGCAGGTGGAGAGGTTGAAGAGCTGATCCTGCAGTTGACTGCAGCATGCTTCAGAGCCCAGAGGAATGGCTGTGTACAGTGTGCACGCAACCAGTCCCTAATGAG GTCACTTGGTGCTATTGACCTGTCAATCAGAATCCTAGGCATGCTTCAGAAACTGAAGTCTGAGAACACTGACTACGTCACTGAAG CACTTCGATGTGGGGTACAGTTCATTGGAAACCTTGCTGTTGATAACCAGTTCTGCAAAGATGATATTTGGACGCTCATCTTTCCAGATCTTCTCTT GGCCCTGCTGTGTGTGGATGATGAAAGGGCAGTGGGCTACTCCTCCATGGTGCTCCACACCTGTCTAGATGAACACAAGGTGGAGCAACTGGCTCATCCAGGGAACATCCACCTGGCCCTGAAGGTCATGGAGCTGTGTAGGACTCAGTCAGAACTGGACTGGAC GGTTTTGATTGCTACCCAGCACTTCCTCAAGTCCTCAGTGCTCGTTAAGAACATGTATGCAGGGATGAGCCATCAGGAGAG GGTGACGTTGCTGGAGCTGATCTCTGCTCAGTTGGGAGAGGAGGACTCTGAGGATTGTGGGATCCCCCCCACCGTAGCTACCTTCCTGGCATCCTGCTTCCAGGAGCGATGTGGGGCCGTGCTCACACTCGCCTCCGAATCAGACAATGAG gaGGCCCTGACTGTGATCAGCCTGTTAGATGTTCTCTGTGAGATGACCTCTGATCACAAACAGTTCATGTTCCTGCAGAACCATCCTGACCTCCTCAAGTCTACCGTTG ATCTCCTGCAGCAGGTCCATGTTCTGGGGAAGACCAGTAAGAATGTATTCACTGCAGCTCAGAACTTCTCCTTGGCTCAGGGAGGAGACTGctcatcctctccctctgtcaGCTTCAAGGCACATCTCATCCGTCTCATAGGAAACCTCTGTCACGGAAACACTGCCAACCAGAACAAG GTTAGGAAACTGGATGGTCTTCCTCTCATTATGGACAACTGCAGTATTGACAGCAACAATCCCT TCATCAGCCAGTGGGCCATCTTTGCCACTCGGAATATTCTAGAACACAACCTGGAGAATCAGGAGCTGGTGGCAGCTCTAGAACGTCGCGGGGTGGCCGATGACTCCGCCTTGAGGGCCATGGGCtttagagtagaggagagagatggtAACGTGCTGCTCAAACCCTGTTCAAAGGACCCTTAA
- the wnt7ba gene encoding protein Wnt-7b: MLIVSSRSALLSVYYPQIFLILTSGSYLALSSVVALGANIICNKIPGLAPRQRALCQSRPDAIIVIGEGAQQAINECQYQFRYGRWNCSALGERTVFGQELRVGSREAAFTYSITAAGVAHSVTAACSQGNLSQCGCDREKQGYHDQEEGWKWGGCSANIKYGVEFSRRFVDAREIKKNARRLMNLHNNEAGRKILEERMKLECKCHGVSGSCTTKTCWITLPKFREIGYILKERYSEAVQVEPVRASRLRQPSFLRLKEARGYQKPTDTDLVYLERSPNYCEEDTATGSTGTRGRLCNHTSPHTDGCNLMCCGRGHNTHQYTRVWQCNCKFQWCCFVKCNTCSEKSEVFTCK, from the exons ATGCTCATTGTCTCGTCCCGCAGTGCGCTGCTGTCCGTCTACTATCCCCAGATCTTCCTCATCCTCACCAGCGGTAGCTACCT GGCGCTGTCCTCGGTGGTAGCTTTGGGCGCTAACATCATCTGCAACAAGATCCCTGGGCTGGCCCCGAGACAGCGCGcactctgccagagccgcccggaTGCCATCATCGTCATCGGCGAGGGTGCCCAGCAGGCCATCAATGAGTGCCAGTACCAGTTCCGCTATGGCCGCTGGAACTGCTCCGCCCTAGGCGAGAGGACCGTCTTCGGACAAGAGCTGAGAGTAG gtAGCCGAGAGGCGGCGTTCACCTATTCCATCACGGCGGCTGGCGTGGCACATTCGGTGACAGCGGCGTGTAGTCAGGGAAACCTGAGCCAGTGTGGCTGTGACAGGGAGAAGCAAGGCTACCATGACCAGGAGGAGGGCTGGAAGTGGGGAGGCTGCTCAGCCAACATCAAGTACGGCGTGGAGTTCTCCAGACGCTTCGTGGATGCCCGAGAGATCAAGAAGAACGCCCGACGTCTGATGAACCTGCATAATAATGAGGCAGGACGAAAG atCCTGGAGGAGCGTATGAAGTTGGAGTGTAAGTGTCACGGCGTGTCGGGCTCCTGCACCACCAAGACCTGCTGGATCACCTTACCCAAGTTCCGGGAGATTGGCTACATCCTGAAAGAGCGCTACAGCGAGGCGGTCCAAGTCGAACCGGTCCGGGCCTCCCGTCTCCGCCAACCCTCCTTCCTTCGGCTGAAGGAGGCGCGGGGCTACCAGAAACCCACGGACACAGATCTGGTCTACCTGGAGAGGTCTCCTAACTACTGCGAGGAGGACACGGCGACAGGGAGCACAGGGACGCGGGGGAGGCTGTGTAACCACACGTCACCCCATACCGACGGCTGCAATCTGATGTGTTGTGGTAGAGGCCACAACACCCACCAGTATACCCGCGTGTGGCAGTGCAACTGCAAGTTCCAGTGGTGCTGTTTTGTGAAGTGTAACACGTGCAGTGAGAAGTCTGAGGTGTTCACCTGCAAATAA